Proteins from a genomic interval of Drosophila melanogaster chromosome 2R:
- the GLaz gene encoding glial lazarillo, isoform B codes for MMSGQPLGSRVWLLSGVLLVTFAGTDAYGFGRCPNYPSMPKFNMSRVLGHWYEVERSFYLPEIASGCTTFQFEPYNKGEQSKFSNFKLAVAIKNINRITGNPNVNIGYATPENSRSSIMDFKFTTRFPDVIARLLPGSGKYQVLYTDYENFAILWSCGSIGSLGHSDQIWILGRDRDFEVDIRSKVYDVLKRLSLDPERLIISKNKQCPEAL; via the exons TGAGTGGCCAGCCACTTGGCTCGAGGGTTTGGCTGTTGTCCGGAGTGCTATTAGTGACATTTGCTGGGACAGATGCCTACGGATTTGGACGTTGCCCGAATTATCCATCGATGCCAAAGTTTAACATGAGTCGG GTCCTTGGACACTGGTACGAGGTAGAGCGCTCTTTTTACCTTCCGGAAATCGCCTCCGGATGCACCACCTTTCAGTTTGAGCCGTACAACAAGGGCGAACAATCGAAGTTTTCCAATTTCAAGCTGGCTGTGGCCATTAAAAACATTAATCGCAT AACTGGTAATCCGAATGTGAACATTGGCTATGCAACACCAGAAAACAGCCGATCCTCCATCATGGATTTTAAG TTTACCACCCGATTTCCGGACGTGATTGCCCGACTACTGCCAGGTTCCGGAAAGTACCAGGTGCTATACACAGACTACGAGAACTTCGCCATCTTGTGGTCCTGCGGCAGCATTGGCTCACTGGGTCACTCCGATCAGATCTGGATTCTTGGACGTGATCGGGACTTCGAGGTGGATATCCGATCCAAAGTGTACGACGTGTTGAAGCGGCTCTCTCTGGATCCGGAAAGGCTCATCAtcagcaaaaacaaacaatgccCCGAGGCGCTGTAG
- the CG15870 gene encoding uncharacterized protein yields MREEVEAEEDTEEAVMLEVSEVAAAEADSEEEEVVLEEAALEDVVQDSVVAVSVDQAAEALEEAAFEAMEDMADMADMPDMAATLDTREFFRFLFPYPIPQPIIAATTIITIIITTTADMIRL; encoded by the coding sequence ATGCGAGAGGAggtggaggcggaggaggacaCGGAGGAGGCGGTCATGCTGGAGGTTTCGGAGGTGGCGGCCGCGGAGGCGGATTCGGAGGAGGAAGAGGTGGTTTTGGAAGAGGCGGCTTTGGAGGACGTGGTCCAGGATTCGGTCGTGGCGGTTTCGGTGGACCAGGCCGCGGAGGCTTTAGAGGAGGCGGCTTTCGAGGCTATGGAGGATATGGCGGATATGGCGGATATGCCCGATATGGCGGCTACGCTGGATACGCGGGAGTTCTTCCGGTTCCTCTTCCCGTACCCTATCCCGCAACCTATAATCGCTGCTACTACGATAATTACTATTATAATTACTACTACTGCTGATATGATACGGTTATAG